In the Brevundimonas sp. MF30-B genome, GGCCAGGCCACGTCGGCCTGCCCTTCCGCCAGCGGCGCGCCCAGGGTGTGGATCGCCGGCACGAAGACGCCGTCGTCGCCCAACTGCTCCAGGGCGGCTGCGCCCATGCGGGTCATCACGCCCATCGACACGGCGACATAGCCGCTGTCGGTGATCTCGACGCCCAGCGCGCTGATCTCCGAGCCCAGCGGACCCATGCAGAAGGGCACGACATACATGGTCCGCCCGGCCATGCAGCCGTCGAACAGGCCGTCCAGACGCGCGCGCATCTCGGTCGGTTCGGCCCAGTTGTTGGTCGGGCCGGCGTCAGCCTCGTTTTCCGGGCAGATGAAGGTGCGGCTTTCGACGCGGGCCACGTCGCGCGGGTCCGACGCGGCGTAATAGCAGCTCGGGCGCTTGGTCTGGTCCAGAGCCTTCAGCGTGCCCCTGTCGACCAGATCGGCGATGATCGCGGCCTTTTCCGCTTCGGAGCCGTCGCACCAATGCACGCGCGCGGGCTTGGTCAGAGCGGCGATGCGGCCGACCCATTCGATCAGACCGGCGTGACGGGTGGGTGCGGGCGACAGCCCGGGAATCGAGTCGAGGGAATTCACCTGAACGCTCCTGAACCTGAGAGCGGCCGGCGATCTGAGGCCGCCGTGCCGACAAGACCATGCGCCCCCGATTCCGGATCACGCAATGTTTCAGGGCCAATGACACTCGGGGCGACGCTGCGTCAACCTGTGCACGCTTCTCCCTCGTGGAAAGGACCCGGGAGCTGGCTTCGGCATTTTTTCGTCGCCGCGCGGCCAAGCGGCGGCTATCCGACAGCGATGATGCAGACCCTGTCCGAACCACCGCCCGACGCCCCATTGTCCCCGGCCGCAGAGCGGAACACGGGGCCGATCCTCGAGGTGCTGAAGGCGCATCTGCCGGCGCAGGGCAGCGTGCTTGAGATCGCGGCCGGCACGGGCCAGCACGCCTGCGCCTTCGCGAGGGCCCTGCCCGGCCTGGACTGGACGCCCAGCGATCCCGATCCCGAGGCGCGCGCCAGCATCGCGGCCTGGCGCGGCGTGTCGGACGCGGCGAACCTGCGCGAACCGCTGGCGCTGGATGTGAGGGAACGCCAGTCGTGGCCGGACCGCCAGTGGTCGGCCATCGTGTGCATCAACATGGTGCACATCAGCCCGTGGTCGGCCACGGAAGCGCTGATGGAGATGGCGGGGCGTACCCTGGCGCCCGCCGGCCTTCTGGCCCTGTACGGCCCCTACCGCGAGGCGGAGACGCCGCTGGCGGACTCAAACGCCGCGTTCGACGAGAGCCTGAAAGCACGGGACCCAGCCTGGGGCTTGCGCGACCGCGACGACGTGATCGCCGAGGCCAAGGCCCGAGGCCTGGCCTTCACGCTGCGAAAGGCCCTGCCGGCCAACAACCTGATGCTGCTGTTCCGGCGGGCCTGACGCTCAGACGAGTCAGCTGATCGCGCCGACCACGGCCGCGAGCTGCGCGCGGTCGTTCATCAGGGCGACCTTGCCATTGTGGAAGGCGGCGCCTTCGGCTTCGGCCGACACTTCAAGACGCTCGGCGACCAAGGCGACCGCATCGCCGAAGGCCAGGATCGGCAGATCCTTGGCGCGCGCCGCGTCGACGAGCGACAGCACGGCGGCCATCGAGGCCTCGTCCGTCGAGCCACCCGGGATGACCAGGCCCTTCACCGCGCCGCTGGTGATGTCGGAAACGGTGGCGGTCGGCAGCACCGTCACGCCGCTGGCGCTCAGGCTGGCGTCACCGGTGGACATCGGAGCCAGAGAGACGCCTTCACCGCGCAACGCGGGCTCCATGTCTCCAAGCGGGCCGAAATCCATGTCGCGCCGCATGACCAGACCCATGCGCAGGCGGGTCGGAACGGGGCGGTTATAGCCGGTGCGGGAACGGGGGCCGGATGATGCGTTGCGTTGAGCGTACAAGACGTCTCCTTCGAGGGTTGTCGATCAGTATTTGACCATCCGATCATCAGAGATCGGACGAAGACCAAGCGAACTGTCTCGAAAACGAGAGGCGGCGCGTCTCGGCCGAAACCGGACGCGAACTCGACCGGTTCGCTGGAATGGTGGGGATATAGGGCGATCAACGCTCGATTTCAACGCCGGGCGGGTCAGGATATTGTCGATGATCTCATTGTTGCGGGCTCTTGCGGCGACGGGCCGCCCGACCGTACACAACCGCCCGCACGGGAACCCGATCATGGCCTTCATCCGCACCTACGACGGCGACGAGCCGGTGCGCCTCAACAAGTGGCTGGGTCAGTCCGGCGTCTGCTCTCGCCGCGAAGCGGAAGCCCTGATTGCCTCCGGGCTGGTCTCCATCGACGGCGAGACGGTCACCGATGCGGGGCGCAAGATCAGCGCCGGCCAGACCCTGACCCTCAGCGACAGCGCCCAGCAGGCCCTGGCCGAAGGCGTCACCATCGTGATGCACAAGCCGCTGGGCTACGTCTCGGGCCAGCCCGAGCCGGACAAGATCCCGGCCGTGCGTCTGCTGACTGCCGAAAACCTGATCGGACCGGGCGAGCCGCCGGCGCGCGACGCCTCTCTGCCCCCGATCGGCCGGCTGGACGAGGATTCGCGCGGCCTGCTGCTGCTGTCATCGGACGGCGTGGTCGCCAAGGCGGTGATCGGCCCTCAGTCGGACCTGGAGAAGGAATATCTGGTCCGCGTCGCCGGCAACGTCACCGAAAAGGCTCTGGCCACCCTGCGTCACGGCCTGATGCTGGACGGGCGGGTGCTGCGCCGCGCCCGCGTCAGCCGCATGGATCCGCACCGCCTGCGCTTCATCCTGAAGGAAGGCCGCAACCGCCAGATCCGCCGGATGTGCGAGATGGTAGGCTTGGAGGTCACCGACCTGCTGCGCATCCGCATCGGGCCGATCCGTCTGGACAATATGCCCGAAGGCCGCTGGCGCCTGCTGACGCCGGACGAGCGCACGGCCCTGACGCAGCCTCTTCCCGCGCCCGCGCCTCGGTCTTAAGTCACACCCATGAGCCTGCGCCCCCTGTTCGTCACCCAGGTTTATGAAGCCTCCCTCGCCTCCGGCCGGGGCTTTCAGGCCTTCAACGCCGGCCTGATCGACGCCTGCCGAATGCTGGCCGAAGAGGATCAGGCCGGCCGCCGCTGGTGCCGCGCGAACGGCTATCGCGGCTACACCTCCTACGGCTCGCTGACCGACCTGCCCCAGCGCATGCCCGAGTTCGCGGAGCTGAAGCGACACCTGGACAAGCACGCCGCCGCCTACGCCGCCCTGCTAAACTTCGATCTGGCGCGCAAGCCGCGGCTGGACAATCTGTGGGTCAACATCCTCAAGCCCGGAGGCGGCCACACCGGCCACATCCATCCTCACGCCTTCCTGAGCGGCACGGTCTATGTCGATGTCCCCGACGGCGCCTCGGCGCTGAAGCTGGAAGACCCCCGTCTGCCGATGATGATGGCCCGCCCCGGCGTCATCGCCGACGCGCCCGAGGCCGAACGTCCGTTCGTCTACCTGGCCCCCCAGGCCGGCACGGTGCTGATGTGGGAAAGCTGGCTGCGCCACGAAGTCCCGACCAACGCCGCCCGCGCCGACCGCATATCGATCAGCTTCAACTACGCCTGACGCCTTCAAACCGCCCCGCCGGGGCGCTAGCGGTTTGCCCATCCGGCGCGCAATCGCTACATCCCGCGCCAACCTCCCCATTCGATCAGACGACAGGGCGCACCGCACCTCATGGCGCAGCAATATATTTTCCAGATGCAAGGCCTGACCAAGGCCTTTCCCGGCGGCAAGAAGATCTTCGAGAACATCTGGCTGAGCTTCTATAACGACGCCAAGATCG is a window encoding:
- a CDS encoding DUF938 domain-containing protein, which encodes MMQTLSEPPPDAPLSPAAERNTGPILEVLKAHLPAQGSVLEIAAGTGQHACAFARALPGLDWTPSDPDPEARASIAAWRGVSDAANLREPLALDVRERQSWPDRQWSAIVCINMVHISPWSATEALMEMAGRTLAPAGLLALYGPYREAETPLADSNAAFDESLKARDPAWGLRDRDDVIAEAKARGLAFTLRKALPANNLMLLFRRA
- a CDS encoding pseudouridine synthase; its protein translation is MAFIRTYDGDEPVRLNKWLGQSGVCSRREAEALIASGLVSIDGETVTDAGRKISAGQTLTLSDSAQQALAEGVTIVMHKPLGYVSGQPEPDKIPAVRLLTAENLIGPGEPPARDASLPPIGRLDEDSRGLLLLSSDGVVAKAVIGPQSDLEKEYLVRVAGNVTEKALATLRHGLMLDGRVLRRARVSRMDPHRLRFILKEGRNRQIRRMCEMVGLEVTDLLRIRIGPIRLDNMPEGRWRLLTPDERTALTQPLPAPAPRS
- a CDS encoding TIGR02466 family protein, whose translation is MSLRPLFVTQVYEASLASGRGFQAFNAGLIDACRMLAEEDQAGRRWCRANGYRGYTSYGSLTDLPQRMPEFAELKRHLDKHAAAYAALLNFDLARKPRLDNLWVNILKPGGGHTGHIHPHAFLSGTVYVDVPDGASALKLEDPRLPMMMARPGVIADAPEAERPFVYLAPQAGTVLMWESWLRHEVPTNAARADRISISFNYA